The Saccopteryx leptura isolate mSacLep1 chromosome 2, mSacLep1_pri_phased_curated, whole genome shotgun sequence genome has a window encoding:
- the PEX12 gene encoding peroxisome assembly protein 12: MAEHGAHITTASVVDDQPSIFEVVAQDSLMTAVRPALQHVVKVLAESNPAHCGFFWRWFDEIFTLLDLLLQQHYLSKTSASFSENFYGLKRIVMGDTHKLQRLASAGLPKKQLWKSIMFLVLLPYLKVKLEKLVSSLREEDEYSIHPPSSRWKQFYRAFLAAYPFVNMAWEGWFLVQQLRYILGKAQHHSPLLSLAGVRLGRLTVQDIQALEQKAAEATMMQQPARSVSEKIKSTLKKAVGGVALSLSTGLSVGVFFLQFLEWWYSSENQETIKSLTALPTPPPPVHLDYNSDSPLLPKMKTVCPLCRKTRVNDTVLATSGYVFCYRCAFHYVRSHQACPITGYPTEIQHLIKLYSPEN; the protein is encoded by the exons ATGGCTGAGCACGGGGCTCACATCACAACTGCTTCTGTGGTGGATGACCAGCCATCCATCTTTGAGGTGGTAGCCCAGGACAGTTTAATGACAGCAGTGAGACCTGCCCTTCAGCATGTGGTCAAG GTTCTTGCAGAATCAAATCCTGCCCACTGTGGCTTCTTTTGGAGGTGGTTTGATGAGATCTTCACCCTGCTAGATCTTCTGCTCCAGCAGCATTATCTGTCTAAAACCAGTGCCTCATTTTCTGAAAACTTCTATGGCTTAAAACGGATTGTAATGGGGGACACACACAAGCTTCAGAGACTGGCCAGTGCTGGTCTTCCAAAGAAGCAGCTTTGGAAGTCAATTATGTTCCTGGTTCTTCTTCCCTATCTGAAAGTGAAGCTGGAGAAGCTGGTCTCTAGCCTAAGAGAAGAGGATGAATATTCTATCCATCCCCCTTCTTCCCGCTGGAAACAGTTTTACAGAGCCTTCCTGGCAGCCTATCCATTTGTTAACATGGCCTGGGAAGGCTGGTTTCTTGTACAACAACTTCGATACATCCTAGGAAAAGCTCAGCATCACTCACCACTACTAAGTCTGGCTGGAGTTCGGCTAGGTCGACTTACAGTTCAGGATATACAAGCCCTGGAGCAGAAAGCAGCTGAAGCCACCATGATGCAGCAGCCAGCCAGGAG TGTTAGTGAGAAGATAAAGTCAACTCTGAAAAAAGCTGTAGGAGGTGTTGCCTTATCCCTCTCTACTGGCCTTTCTGTGGGTGTATTCTTCCTACAGTTCCTTGAGTGGTGGTACTCATCTGAAAATCAAGAAACCATCAAATCATTGACTGCCCTGCCTACTCCACCACCACCTGTACACCTCGACTACAATTCTGATTCTCCCCTGTTACCCAAAATGAAGACTGTGTGCCCACTGTGTCGTAAAACCCGGGTGAATGATACTGTTCTTGCCACCTCTGGCTATGTGTTTTGTTATCGCTGTGCATTTCATTATGTGAGGAGTCACCAAGCTTGTCCCATCACAGGTTATCCAACAGAAATACAACATCTAATTAAACTGTACTCCCCTGAGAACTGA